Proteins found in one Panicum hallii strain FIL2 chromosome 4, PHallii_v3.1, whole genome shotgun sequence genomic segment:
- the LOC112890384 gene encoding pheromone-processing carboxypeptidase KEX1-like: MDSNAFAVCGPNCIWKADAEEWDFQTWSEGNESLTDGEDLQLLLGGELDEDDENDMSWDGDFFSSKEEVDSSSTKEDSVVGGYLLGGSSEDNDDNNDDEDEEAEDSIGFSRDSDGDDDGDDDSSDDDNDTSMAPPIKCRRVSSTYWW, from the exons ATGGATTCCAACGCCTTCGCTGTGTGCGGCCCTAATTGCATCTGGAAGGCG gatgcagaggagtgggacttccagacCTGGTCAGAGGGCAACGAATCCCTGACCGATGGTGAAGACCTCCAGCTTCTCCTCGGCGGGGAGTTGGATGAAGATGACGAGAACGACATGTCCTGGGATGGGGATTTCTTCTCCTCGAAGGAGGAAGTCGATTCTTCATCAACCAAGGAGGACTCGGTAGTAGGAGGCTACCTGCTTGGCGGATCATCGGAGGACAATGacgacaacaatgatgatgaagatgaagaagccgaagatagCATTGGCTTCAGTAGAGATAGCGATGGAGACGATGACGGCGACGACGACAGCAGCGATGACGACAATGACACCAGCATGGCTCCTCCGATCAAGTGCCGCAGAGTCTCCagcacctactggtggtag